The window TCGGTAATTGGCGCAGGCTTATCCGCCTTACCACCAATGAAACCCATGACTCTTGGCGTCTCTTTAACCAAGTGCCAAGTATCATCACCCAACTCCATCTCCACCAACACATAGCCAGGGAAAAATTTACGCTCACTACGACGCTTTTGGCCGCCGCGCATTTCTACTACCTCTTCGGTCGGCACCAACACCTCACCGAACTTATCCTGCATACTGTGCAGCTCTATACGCTCTTTCAACGCATTCGCCACTTTCTTCTCATACCCGGAATAGGCGTGAACCACGTACCAACGCTTAGACATTCTTCACCCTCAAATTCTCTCTAGCGACCAAAACATCACGAGCCCTAGCCAATAACCAGAGAAACCAACCAACCCAGCAGACTATCCAAGCCCCACAGGATCAATGATGCAAGCAACACAAAACCCACCACAATAAATGTAGTCTGTGTCGATTCCTGACGCGTTGGCCATACCACTTTGCGTATTTCTGTTCTCGCTTCTTTTGCCAACTTCCAAAACGCCGAACCCTGCGAAGTCTGAGTGGCCACAAAAGCCGCAACTAACGAAATTGCTACAATACCCAATACACGGTATAACAACGACTGATCAGCGTAATAAACATTACCGCCCACAGCAGCGACAATCAGCAAAACGACCAACAGCCATTTCACCCCATCCAAACCGCCACTCTGTGTTTCTGTTTTTGCATTCATACCAAAAAACCTAGTGCTACTATTACCTACTAAGCACCACCCAACCCCACAAAACAAGATATCAGGCACTACCTTTCAAATACGCGTAAAGCACCGCTTCGCCAATCCGCGAAGTGATGCTTTATATAATGGCAGGCCAGGAGGGACTCGAACCCCCAACCACCGGTTTTGGAGACCGGTGCTCTACCAATTGAGCCACTGGCCTGTAATCACTCAGGCACTTGCCCCAAGCGTCAAACCTCTTACCGCCCTACTTCGCAAACCCGCCAAATCAGACTTCCGACAACGCAATGGACACTTCTTTATTGACACAAAGTACCACTACTAATATATGGAGCTCATAACCGGATTTGAACCGGTGACCTCTTCCTTACCAAGGAAGTGCTCTACCGACTGAGCTATATGAGCACAACCTTTTGTACTACACACCCCAATACTATCCAGAACACATAGACAAAGCTTGGAGCGGGTAGCGGGAATCGAACCCGCACCATCAGCTTGGAAGGCTGAGGTTCTACCATTGAACCATACCCGCTATATATCCATTCACCCTAGCAGCCTTCGCAACTAAACAATAAATGGTGGTGGGGGGTGGATTCGAACCACCGAAGCTTGCGCGTCAGATTTACAGTCTGATCCCTTTAGCCACTCGGGAACCCCACCACAGGGGCGGGCTAGACCTTACCCCACATCAAAGAGGGAAATGCCCTAACCAACCTTTACCAAAAAACATCCAACCTGAGCTGAGTTTCTAAGTACTCGTATTTAAAAGAGAAATTGGAGCTGGCGAGAGGAGTTGAACCCCCGACCGGCTGATTACAAGTCAGCTGCTCTACCAACTGAGCTACGCCAGCTACACACTCATTTTCAACGAGGCGGCATTCTAGTCGAAGTTGTTAGTCGACGCAATCTTATCGCAGTAATTTTTACGTCTTTCTAAACCCTTGTTTCCCTGCTTGATTTTATCCCACAGAGCATCTGAAAATTTGCTGTACTCACCACTATCAAATATCGCCCAGATTTCAGCTCGCGTACGGGGCACCACCTTGATAACAGCAGGATAGCCCTGCTCAATCCGTTGTTTGAGCACCTTGTCGGCACGCACCTTCTCAGTAAAGAATCCTAACGATATACCATCCGCGAGCTCGCCCTCAGTAATCAGAAAACTGTCAATTTTCTTCGCCTGCAGCTCGCGAAGCAATTTTATCGCGGCTTTACGTGACAGCTGCGGTGGCAAATGCACCCAATAATCCGGCTTACCCGGTATCTCTATAGCCTGCAGATGTAACGATATGTCCAATGCAGCCAAGCGGCTAACCACCTGCTTACCACTAATTTCTTCCTGAAACGGCCCAATAAGCCAACAAATACCAGCTTCCTCAGGCTCGGCAATGGCAACTTCTACGTTTTTAGCTGGGGCAGCAGCCTTTGCTACCAACTCATTACCATCACCTTGCTGAGGAACTTGATCAAGCTCTGACAATAACTGCAGTGTAGCTGTCTCACTATCCACAACACTAACACTGGTAGAAGGGGCCGCTATTTCGTTTTGCAGCAGATAATTTTGCCAAAGAAAATAGATGCCATTACACATCAACAAAACGATTAAGATCCAACGCACGCTATAAATTCCTTAAGTAACTTTTTAATTTTAGGGCAACAAATATTTAAGCCCATCCATCACCAGGTCAGGCACCCACATAATTTGATCAGCAATAACCTCAGGCAAGTGATGCAATATCACTTCTGCATCACCACCGGTCAGAAGTATGGCAAAGTCTTGGCCAATTCGCCTCCTCGCTTCATCAATTGCGATAGATACCGTACCAACCTGTGACGCAAGTATTCCAGCACTCACGCAAGTAGCTGTGTTAACACCAAAATCCAATCCTGAAGGCGACGCATTACTATCGAAAGACACGTTTGCTGTATCTTTAAGCAAGCTCGATTTCATGAGACTCTGACCGGGCACTATATAGCCCCCCAGATGACTGCCTTCATCATCAACAAGATCCACCGTGAGCGCACTCCCCGCATCCAACACCAAGACCGCTTTATTACACCGCTGGTAAGCAGCGACTAAAGCAGACCACCTATCAACCCCCAGCTTAGCTATATCGACGTACCCGCAACGCACACCGCCTGTATTACTTGCTGTCGCAGCCAACTCGGGCTTAAGTCCCCGCGCTATCAAACTAGCAGCCACCTCTTTCAATACATCTGGCGCCACCACACTAACAATTCGTACTCGATTAACCCCACTTAAAGACGGCCAACACAAGCCGTCGCGGTGAGCAAAACCACCAGCAGCAGTAATTTCGGTTGCATTTATCAATCGCCACTTACAACGTGTATTACCTACATCGCACTCCAAGATCATTTTTCCTCTCCTTCGTGCAATCGCAAACTAACCTCACCGCCATTAAATGTACGCACACCTCCTGCGGTTTCCAGCATCATTGCTCCGGCTTCATCTACGCCGATGGCATGCCCCAACACTCTCTCTTGCCCCAATATCATTGCCACTTTTTTTCCCTTAAAAGCATCCAGCAATTGCCAGCGATCACGATACAAAGCAAAACGATGCTGTTCGAAACCTGCTAGGACCGGCATTAATTCATTAAGTATTGCTGATAATAATTTATTTCTGTCAGCTGCTGAGGACTTAATAGATTGCACGTCAGTCCACGGCTGATCGATAACCATCGAGCCTGGCATTCTAACGTTCACCCCAACGCCAACGACCACCTGACAAGGCCCGGAAGGGTCGCCTGACATTTCCAATAAAATGCCAGCTAATTTATTCCCATTATGAAGCACATCATTAGGCCACTTGAGCCGGGCACCCTCAACGCCGTTTTTAGCTAACGCATCAACAACAGCAACCCCTACTGCGAGACTTAGTCCCTCTAAAGACATGGCCCCCGAAGCAAACTCCCACGCCACAGACAAATAAATGTTACCCGCATAAGGGCTCTGCCATGGTCGTCCTCGCCGCCCCTTTCCCGCTGTTTGTTGCTCAGCGAGACAAACATAGCCTCGGGCACCGCCTGCAGCCTTAGCCATTGCTCTATTATTGGTAGAGTCGATAACACCACAGACATCAACTTCGCCAACCAACCCTGAAGCCTCAACCGAGAGGTTACGTCTTATTTTTTCTTCACTTAATAAATCCAGCCCACCTGGAACACAATAACCTTTACCTTTTATAGACTCGAGCGGCAGATTCAGCTCTTCGATTTTTTTTAACTGCTTCCAAACAGCCGTACGCGACACACCCAACACACGACCTAAATCATCCCCGGAGTGGAAAAGGCCATCAGACAAAACCTTCAGCAATGTTTCTAAAGACATAAACAACCAGTTATTGTGACTCAGCGGCGGATAATAGCAAAGAACGCTGCCTCAGTACCTCCCCGGGTCAATAAACATTCTTACCGGACTCACGGCGTGATACCACTAAGCCCCTCACCGCATTGGCACACTAAAAAGCGCAGTTCTGGCAATAGAGGAATCACCTGCAAGCACCTCTGCGGGATCGTTACCCGATAAAGGACGCACACAGCAATCAATCACATTAAATAAAAAAGAAGTATAAAAAAAGAAGCCAGGAGGATTAAGCATCCGTGCTCAATCGCATTCCCTTGCAATCCCCCTCCTGGGTAACCCTCCTGGCTGTGTCAATCCCTGACACAGCGCTGATACTACGCAGGTCTATCTACAAAAGCTTGAACGTAGCTGCTATCTTTCCATGTTATTCGCGATAACGATCTTCCTAAGCATTGCAATTTGCTATTAGATGCCAACCCACCTAAATCACACCCATAAAAAAACGCCAGTACCTTCCGATACTGGCGTTCCTAATTAAAGCCTGGCGATGACCTACTCTCACATGGGGAAACCCCACACTACCATCGGCGAGGACACATTTCACTACTGAGTTCGGGATGGGGTCAGGTGGTTCCATGTCTCTATGGTCGCCAGGCAAACTGGCTTGGCTGAATGGTCTGTCTTACGCGCGCGTTGCGCTGCACATTCAATCCAAATAAGGTGGTAAATAAGCTAATTAGCTCTCTTTAACAAGAGACTGTAATTTCTTGTGTTGCTTCGTATGATCCGTTTAACCCGAAGGTTATGTCTCATCAATGTTTCTTAGCTTTACATACAATGAACTAGTCATAAAACCATTTCATTATATGGTCAAGCCTCACGGGCAATTAGTACTGGTTAGCTCAACGCCTCACAACGCTTACACACCCAGCCTATCAACGTAGTAGTCTTCTACGGCCCTTTAGAACTCTCAAGGAGTTAGGGAGAATTAATCTTGGATGGGGCTTCCCG is drawn from Oceanicoccus sp. KOV_DT_Chl and contains these coding sequences:
- the secE gene encoding preprotein translocase subunit SecE, whose product is MNAKTETQSGGLDGVKWLLVVLLIVAAVGGNVYYADQSLLYRVLGIVAISLVAAFVATQTSQGSAFWKLAKEARTEIRKVVWPTRQESTQTTFIVVGFVLLASLILWGLDSLLGWLVSLVIG
- a CDS encoding SPOR domain-containing protein, with the protein product MRWILIVLLMCNGIYFLWQNYLLQNEIAAPSTSVSVVDSETATLQLLSELDQVPQQGDGNELVAKAAAPAKNVEVAIAEPEEAGICWLIGPFQEEISGKQVVSRLAALDISLHLQAIEIPGKPDYWVHLPPQLSRKAAIKLLRELQAKKIDSFLITEGELADGISLGFFTEKVRADKVLKQRIEQGYPAVIKVVPRTRAEIWAIFDSGEYSKFSDALWDKIKQGNKGLERRKNYCDKIASTNNFD
- the birA gene encoding bifunctional biotin--[acetyl-CoA-carboxylase] ligase/biotin operon repressor BirA — protein: MSLETLLKVLSDGLFHSGDDLGRVLGVSRTAVWKQLKKIEELNLPLESIKGKGYCVPGGLDLLSEEKIRRNLSVEASGLVGEVDVCGVIDSTNNRAMAKAAGGARGYVCLAEQQTAGKGRRGRPWQSPYAGNIYLSVAWEFASGAMSLEGLSLAVGVAVVDALAKNGVEGARLKWPNDVLHNGNKLAGILLEMSGDPSGPCQVVVGVGVNVRMPGSMVIDQPWTDVQSIKSSAADRNKLLSAILNELMPVLAGFEQHRFALYRDRWQLLDAFKGKKVAMILGQERVLGHAIGVDEAGAMMLETAGGVRTFNGGEVSLRLHEGEEK
- a CDS encoding type III pantothenate kinase; this translates as MILECDVGNTRCKWRLINATEITAAGGFAHRDGLCWPSLSGVNRVRIVSVVAPDVLKEVAASLIARGLKPELAATASNTGGVRCGYVDIAKLGVDRWSALVAAYQRCNKAVLVLDAGSALTVDLVDDEGSHLGGYIVPGQSLMKSSLLKDTANVSFDSNASPSGLDFGVNTATCVSAGILASQVGTVSIAIDEARRRIGQDFAILLTGGDAEVILHHLPEVIADQIMWVPDLVMDGLKYLLP
- the nusG gene encoding transcription termination/antitermination protein NusG, translated to MSKRWYVVHAYSGYEKKVANALKERIELHSMQDKFGEVLVPTEEVVEMRGGQKRRSERKFFPGYVLVEMELGDDTWHLVKETPRVMGFIGGKADKPAPITEAEANTILQRVESGEAPKPKTLFEPGEMVRVVDGPFNDFNGVVEEVNYEKSKLHVAVLIFGRSTPVELDFGQVEKT